A stretch of Lactuca sativa cultivar Salinas chromosome 6, Lsat_Salinas_v11, whole genome shotgun sequence DNA encodes these proteins:
- the LOC111894098 gene encoding V-type proton ATPase subunit H yields MPTDQAELNSEQVLRRDIPWETYMTTKLITGTSLQLLRRYDKKSELDRAQLLENDGPSYIHVFISILRDIQKEDTVEYVLALIDDMLTANPKRSKLFHDKTLADEDIYEPFLRLLWKGSWFIQEKSSKILTSVVSARPKQNGPNSNGKATDSKKKITASDDVLKGLVEWLCIQLKKPSHPTRSIPASVNCLATLLKEPVVRSSFVQADGVKLLVPLISPASTQQSIQLLYETCLCVWLLSYYEPAIEYLATSRALPRLLEVAKGSTKEKVVRLIVLTFKNLLSKGSFGAQMVDLGLPQIVQSLKAQAWSDEDLLEALNNLEEGLKDNIKKLSSFDKYKQEVLLGHLDWSPMHKDPHFWRDNITNFEENDFQTLRVLLTILETSGDPRALAVACYDLSQFIQYHPAGRVIVTDLKAKERVMKLMNHENAEVTKNALLCIQRLFLGAKYASFLQV; encoded by the exons ATGCCGACCGATCAAGCAGAGCTCAATTCCGAACAG GTTTTGAGAAGGGATATCCCATGGGAGACCTACATGACAACAAAGCTTATCACAGGAACATCCCTTCAGCTTTTAAGGCGCTATGACAAAAAGTCAGAACTTGATAGGGCACAACTGCTTGAAAAT GATGGTCCTTCTTATATTCATGTTTTTATTAGCATCTTGCGCGACATACAGAAAGAGGATACAGTTGAATATGTGTTGGCTTTAATCGATGACATGCTTACAG CAAACCCTAAAAGGTCAAAGTTGTTTCATGACAAGACTCTCGCAGATGAAGATATTTATGAACCATTCCTGAG ATTGTTATGGAAAGGTAGCTGGTTTATACAAGAGAAGAGCTCCAAGATACTCACTTCTGTAGTGAG TGCTAGGCCAAAGCAGAATGGTCCGAATTCAAATGGAAAAGCCACGGATTCAAAGAAGAAAATCACTGCAAGTGATGATGTTTTGAAAGGATTGGTGGAATGGCTTTGTATTCAG CTGAAGAAGCCTTCACATCCTACACGTAGCATTCCAGCTTCAGTCAACTGCTTAGCAACTTTGTTGAAGGAGCCTGTTGTCAGGTCTTCATTTGTTCAAGCAGATGGAGTCAAACTTCTTGTCCCACTAATTTCTCCAGCATCCACTCAACAGTCAATTCAG CTTCTGTATGAAACATGTCTGTGTGTTTGGCTTTTGTCTTACTATGAACCTGCAATTGAATACTTGGCTACATCCAGAGCTCTTCCAAGATTGTTGGAAGTGGCCAAAGGTTCAACCAAAGAAAAG GTTGTGAGGTTGATAGTGTTGACTTTCAAGAACTTGCTGTCAAAAGGAAGCTTTGGAGCTCAAATGGTGGATCTTGGACTTCCACAAATTGTTCAAAGTTTGAAAGCTCAAGCATGGAGTGATGAG GATCTGTTGGAGGCTTTAAATAATCTGGAAGAAGGTCTGAAAGACAACATAAAGAAATTAAGTTCTTTCGATAAGTATAAACAAGAAGTCCTTCTGGGTCACCTCGACTGGTCTCCAATGCACAAAGATCCTCATTTCTGGCGCGACAATATCACAAACTTTGAAGAAAATGATTTCcag ACTCTTCGTGTGCTGTTGACTATTCTGGAAACATCGGGGGACCCACGGGCGCTTGCGGTTGCGTGTTATGACCTGTCGCAGTTTATTCAATACCATCCAGCTGGACGTGTGATTGTGACTGATCTGAAAGCGAAAGAGAGAGTGATGAAGCTGATGAACCATGAGAATGCTGAGGTCACCAAAAACGCATTGCTTTGTATTCAGAGGCTGTTTTTGGGAGCAAAATATGCAAGCTTTTTGCAAGtttaa